Below is a genomic region from Telmatobacter sp. DSM 110680.
CTCGCTAATCTGAAAGGTCTTTCAAATGAACGCGATAGTTATTCCGACGTTCGATCTTGAAGCCTTTCTGGAGAACTCCGGGATCGGTCGAAGGACTGTCGAACTGAAAGCGAAGCAGACCTTTTTCTCGCAGGGCGATGTAGCCGATTGCGTCTACTACCTCCGCAAAGGTCGCGCAAAAATCACCATCGTTTCCACTGAAGGTAAAGAAGCCACCATCACCTTGCTATCGCCTCTTGATTTTGTCGGGGAAGAATCGCTTGCTTCCGTAGGCGGAGTTCGCCTCACAACCGCCACCGCGATCACGGCGTGCAGTGCACTTAAGATCGAGCGCGACGAAATGATCCGCGCCATGCATGGCGAACACCAGTTCTCAGACGTGTTTGTGAAATACCTGTTAGGCCGTGGCATCCGCACGCAGGCCGACCTCGTCGACCAACTGTTCAACTCCAGCGAAAAGCGACTCGCGAGGGTTTTGCTTCTG
It encodes:
- a CDS encoding Crp/Fnr family transcriptional regulator; amino-acid sequence: MNAIVIPTFDLEAFLENSGIGRRTVELKAKQTFFSQGDVADCVYYLRKGRAKITIVSTEGKEATITLLSPLDFVGEESLASVGGVRLTTATAITACSALKIERDEMIRAMHGEHQFSDVFVKYLLGRGIRTQADLVDQLFNSSEKRLARVLLLMAEFGKPGEPESLIPKISQETLAEMIGSTRSRVSFFMNRFRKLGFIDYNGRIRVNKSLLNIILHDKLPGDNAVKPRILSVPPKRPRQKKMSKQA